The following proteins come from a genomic window of Phnomibacter ginsenosidimutans:
- the gltX gene encoding glutamate--tRNA ligase: MSQRVRVRFAPSPTGGLHLGGVRTVLYNYLFARQHGGDFVLRIEDTDQTRFVPGAEAYILDCLKWCGLEPDESVVKPGAYGPYRQSERKEMYQQYAHRLVEQGDAYYAFDTPAELEAMREQYKTPENPSPTYNQQVRQHMRNSLNMELEAARELIAEGTPYVVRIKMPVDEVIGFTDMVRGEVNVHTSQVDDKVLLKADGMPTYHLAVVVDDYLMKITHAFRGEEWLSSAPVHLMLWKKLGWEDSMPAWAHLPLIMGPDGAKLSKRHGNKYGFPIFAMNWTDPVKNEFTEGFRERGFLPEAFVNLLALMGWNDGSGQEIFTLDEMVQRFSMERVHSAGAQFDFEKAKWYNHEWIKRSTAQRLLPEVQQVLAQHGITDCNEQVLLQVIDLVKERCTLLSDFYEQAGFFFQAPASIDTESIKGKWNEQKTLFFTELIRNYELTQLWQAADLEHAFKEIAAVNGLKPGELMLPFRIMLVGGKFGPAVFDIASIIGKEATIARIRRTLKELVPFSPEMAINLFETVAQVSENVFKHFNGKQVKDTELLSLILLRRLNSISISLSTLSSEVNNRFENEFGFGIIARAVLLDQLIVLNLVDIFTRGKEKKLPEEEIHKQLNYASKVRLADGLNQTLAYFTTVNQVKFYAISEPDQFIEKFTNKYKGFLSPDYDPNNGKSNKQPFLKAPFANDLFKETSLQPTLKGLLDVYEQYIYYSKYDHVSILTHELMSEGIFDRKKRINSISERMILHLHLTLYLLKETTPSDNYLNSLIDDFEHYHKSLVENF; this comes from the coding sequence ATGAGTCAAAGAGTAAGAGTTCGTTTTGCCCCATCACCTACGGGTGGATTGCACCTGGGTGGTGTGCGTACCGTATTGTACAATTACCTGTTTGCCCGCCAGCATGGAGGCGATTTTGTGTTGCGCATCGAAGACACCGACCAAACCCGTTTCGTGCCCGGTGCAGAAGCCTATATTTTGGATTGCCTGAAATGGTGCGGCCTCGAACCCGACGAAAGTGTGGTAAAGCCCGGCGCTTATGGCCCCTACCGCCAAAGCGAACGCAAGGAAATGTACCAGCAATATGCCCATCGCCTGGTAGAGCAGGGCGATGCCTATTATGCATTTGATACGCCTGCAGAGCTCGAAGCCATGCGGGAGCAATACAAAACGCCGGAGAACCCTTCGCCTACCTACAACCAGCAGGTTCGACAACACATGCGCAACAGCCTGAACATGGAGCTGGAAGCGGCCAGAGAATTGATTGCTGAAGGCACTCCTTACGTGGTACGCATCAAAATGCCGGTAGACGAAGTGATTGGTTTTACGGATATGGTGCGTGGCGAAGTAAATGTGCATACCAGCCAGGTAGATGATAAAGTATTGCTGAAAGCTGATGGTATGCCCACCTATCATTTGGCGGTGGTGGTAGATGATTACCTCATGAAAATCACCCATGCATTTCGTGGAGAAGAATGGCTGAGCAGTGCGCCTGTTCACCTGATGCTCTGGAAGAAACTGGGCTGGGAAGACAGCATGCCTGCATGGGCCCACTTGCCGCTGATTATGGGTCCTGATGGTGCCAAGCTCAGCAAGCGCCATGGCAACAAATACGGCTTCCCTATTTTTGCCATGAACTGGACCGACCCTGTGAAAAATGAATTCACCGAAGGCTTCCGCGAAAGAGGTTTTTTGCCCGAGGCATTTGTAAACCTGCTGGCACTCATGGGTTGGAACGATGGCAGCGGACAGGAAATTTTTACCCTCGATGAAATGGTACAACGCTTCAGCATGGAGCGGGTACACAGCGCCGGTGCACAGTTTGATTTTGAAAAAGCCAAGTGGTACAACCACGAATGGATAAAGCGCAGCACTGCACAGCGTCTGCTTCCTGAAGTGCAACAAGTACTGGCGCAGCATGGCATTACAGACTGTAACGAGCAGGTATTGCTGCAAGTAATTGACCTGGTAAAAGAACGCTGCACTTTGCTTAGTGATTTTTACGAGCAGGCTGGCTTCTTTTTTCAGGCACCGGCCAGCATTGATACCGAGAGCATCAAAGGAAAATGGAATGAACAGAAGACTTTGTTCTTTACTGAGCTCATCCGCAACTATGAACTGACGCAACTGTGGCAGGCTGCTGATTTGGAACATGCGTTCAAAGAGATTGCTGCAGTGAATGGCTTAAAGCCCGGCGAACTGATGTTGCCCTTCCGCATCATGCTGGTGGGTGGCAAGTTTGGCCCGGCCGTGTTTGACATTGCTTCCATTATTGGTAAAGAAGCAACCATTGCAAGAATTCGAAGGACATTAAAAGAGCTTGTACCATTCTCACCTGAAATGGCAATTAATTTATTTGAAACTGTTGCTCAAGTCTCCGAGAATGTATTTAAGCACTTCAATGGTAAACAAGTCAAAGACACAGAGTTATTATCACTCATTTTGCTCCGAAGATTGAATTCCATTTCCATTAGCCTCTCAACTCTTTCGAGTGAAGTAAATAATCGATTTGAAAACGAATTTGGCTTTGGAATTATCGCAAGAGCCGTACTTCTTGATCAGTTGATAGTATTGAACTTAGTAGACATTTTTACTAGAGGAAAAGAAAAAAAACTTCCAGAAGAGGAAATCCACAAACAGCTTAATTATGCATCAAAGGTCCGTCTTGCTGATGGATTAAATCAAACGTTAGCTTATTTTACCACAGTAAATCAAGTGAAATTTTACGCAATTTCTGAGCCAGACCAGTTCATAGAAAAATTCACAAATAAATACAAGGGTTTCCTAAGTCCTGATTATGATCCTAATAATGGAAAATCAAATAAACAACCTTTTTTGAAAGCACCATTTGCAAATGATCTTTTTAAAGAAACAAGTTTACAACCTACATTAAAGGGACTCCTTGATGTTTATGAACAGTATATCTACTACTCAAAGTATGACCACGTAAGTATACTAACCCACGAATTAATGAGTGAAGGTATTTTCGATAGAAAAAAGAGGATAAACTCAATCTCTGAAAGAATGATATTGCATTTGCACTTAACCCTCTACCTTCTCAAGGAAACAACTCCTAGTGACAATTATCTAAATTCATTGATTGATGATTTCGAACATTATCACAAATCACTTGTAGAAAATTTTTAG
- a CDS encoding DUF1684 domain-containing protein has translation MKKRIVFTLLTTVICSTNLLAQRSNPAYDAELQQWISKRIAYLKSTDGWLNLAGLLWLQPGNNSFGSSPENKTVYPAGFPYATAGELMWTDAQVSLQLKPGVGATVNGKAFTQGIVFDAKLGVSGVVKMGDWQFTIIQRGDKTGIRLRQLNHPNVAAFHGTDRFATDTTYKVQATLMKPAFPKTIAISNVLGQTNEQPLAGTLLFTLHGQSYSLQALTEGDELFILFADATNGESTYGAGRFLYAPMPDGNGKTVLDFNKAINPPCAFTPFATCPLPPKQNQLTMAIEAGEKDYGHH, from the coding sequence ATGAAAAAACGGATTGTCTTTACATTATTGACCACTGTTATTTGCAGCACCAACTTGCTGGCTCAACGCAGCAATCCTGCATACGATGCTGAATTGCAGCAATGGATAAGTAAAAGAATCGCTTACCTGAAATCAACCGATGGATGGTTGAATTTGGCAGGATTACTGTGGTTGCAACCAGGCAACAACAGCTTTGGCAGCAGCCCCGAAAACAAGACTGTTTACCCGGCCGGCTTCCCTTATGCAACAGCTGGCGAGTTGATGTGGACGGATGCTCAGGTAAGTCTACAATTGAAGCCGGGCGTAGGCGCAACCGTCAACGGAAAGGCATTTACGCAAGGCATTGTATTCGATGCAAAGTTGGGCGTATCAGGCGTGGTAAAAATGGGTGACTGGCAGTTTACCATCATTCAACGTGGTGATAAAACGGGTATCCGTTTGCGGCAGCTGAATCATCCTAATGTGGCAGCTTTTCACGGCACAGATCGATTTGCAACAGACACAACGTACAAAGTGCAGGCAACACTGATGAAGCCTGCTTTCCCCAAAACCATTGCCATTAGCAATGTGCTGGGACAAACCAACGAGCAACCATTAGCAGGCACCTTGTTGTTTACCCTGCATGGCCAATCGTACAGCCTGCAGGCACTCACCGAAGGCGATGAATTGTTCATCTTGTTTGCAGATGCCACCAATGGTGAAAGCACTTACGGTGCAGGTCGTTTTTTGTACGCTCCCATGCCCGATGGCAATGGCAAAACAGTGCTCGATTTCAACAAGGCCATCAATCCACCTTGTGCGTTTACACCATTTGCCACTTGTCCGTTGCCGCCCAAGCAAAATCAGTTAACGATGGCTATTGAAGCGGGAGAAAAAGATTACGGACATCATTAG
- a CDS encoding NAD(P)H-dependent oxidoreductase subunit E, with protein sequence MKRPFANASSGLSASDPRVKLLDTRMKKENFRPDALIEILHAAQNAYGYLPMPVLQHISNKLHIPPARVFSTVTFYHFFSLKSRGDHTCLVCTGTACYVKGAQQLLDAVEQSFGIKAGEVSADNKLGLQVARCIGACGLAPAVVIDEEVQAKTDGQQLVAKIHEKLEAI encoded by the coding sequence ATGAAACGACCATTTGCCAATGCCTCATCGGGGCTTTCTGCCTCCGATCCACGGGTGAAATTATTAGACACCCGCATGAAGAAAGAGAATTTTCGTCCGGATGCACTCATTGAAATTTTGCATGCAGCTCAAAATGCGTATGGTTATTTGCCCATGCCTGTGCTGCAGCATATATCCAATAAGTTGCATATTCCTCCTGCACGGGTATTTTCTACCGTTACTTTCTATCATTTCTTTTCGCTGAAGTCGAGAGGAGATCATACCTGCCTGGTGTGCACCGGTACTGCCTGCTATGTAAAAGGTGCCCAGCAATTGCTGGATGCCGTGGAGCAAAGCTTTGGTATCAAAGCGGGTGAAGTGTCGGCCGATAACAAACTCGGCTTGCAAGTGGCCCGTTGCATTGGCGCCTGTGGTTTGGCACCTGCTGTAGTGATAGACGAAGAAGTGCAGGCCAAAACTGATGGGCAGCAACTCGTAGCAAAAATTCATGAAAAACTGGAGGCAATATGA
- a CDS encoding NuoF family protein, translating to MNRQELTVMADQAKTKHHHFSKKVCVCCGTSCMASNAEKVLEQVQQNIVALGLKDEVEANLTGCMGLCNQGPLVKVLPDHTIYQKIAPEEVADLLKAQFVDKQPKKEKLLFADTRPEPFVNANDDPFFKKQHKIILKNCGVINPEDIEEYIAYDGYKAFDKALNSMLPEDVIAEIKHSRLRGRGGAGYPTGMKWETVYKYVNNQKYVVCNGDEGDPGAFMNRSVLEGNPHSVLEGMMIAGYAVGASKGYAYIRGEYRLAIKRFETALKQAKKLGLLGKNILGSNFSFEVEIRIGAGAFVCGEETALIASIEGKRGTPSPRPPYPAECGLWGKPTLINNVETYANIAPIILNGGEWFSETGTAKSAGTKVFALAGKIKYSGLIEVPMGTSLREIVFDIGGGIPGDGEFKAAQTGGPSGGCIPEQHLDVGMDYESLMSLGSIMGSGGLIVMDKSSDMVDVARFFMEFCMDESCGKCAPCRVGTRMMHDLLQRIVDGKGTQHDVDRLQELAVYVKEASLCGLGGSAPNPLLSTLRHFPEEYANRLVSPEVLIHQHLEL from the coding sequence ATGAACCGGCAGGAGTTGACGGTGATGGCAGATCAGGCCAAAACAAAACACCATCATTTCAGTAAAAAAGTTTGTGTGTGCTGTGGTACCAGTTGCATGGCTTCCAATGCAGAAAAAGTATTGGAACAAGTACAGCAAAACATAGTTGCACTGGGTTTGAAAGACGAAGTAGAAGCCAACCTGACGGGTTGCATGGGATTGTGCAATCAGGGACCGCTGGTAAAAGTGTTGCCCGATCATACCATTTACCAAAAAATAGCACCAGAAGAAGTGGCAGACTTGCTGAAGGCACAGTTTGTAGACAAGCAACCGAAGAAAGAAAAACTGTTGTTTGCCGATACCAGACCCGAACCTTTTGTAAACGCCAACGATGATCCGTTCTTCAAAAAGCAACACAAAATCATTTTGAAAAATTGTGGCGTCATCAATCCGGAAGACATTGAAGAATACATAGCGTATGATGGGTACAAAGCTTTTGACAAAGCCTTGAACAGCATGCTGCCGGAAGACGTGATAGCTGAAATAAAACACAGCCGGTTGCGGGGGCGTGGTGGTGCAGGTTATCCCACGGGTATGAAGTGGGAAACGGTGTACAAATACGTCAACAATCAGAAATACGTAGTGTGTAATGGCGATGAAGGTGACCCTGGTGCCTTCATGAACCGCAGTGTGCTCGAAGGCAATCCGCACAGTGTGCTCGAAGGCATGATGATTGCGGGTTATGCGGTTGGTGCCAGCAAAGGCTACGCCTACATCCGCGGCGAATATCGCCTGGCAATTAAGCGTTTTGAAACAGCCCTGAAACAAGCCAAAAAACTGGGTTTGTTGGGTAAAAATATTTTGGGCAGCAACTTCTCTTTCGAAGTAGAAATCAGGATTGGTGCAGGTGCATTTGTATGTGGTGAAGAAACCGCATTGATTGCTTCTATTGAAGGCAAAAGAGGAACGCCAAGTCCACGGCCGCCATACCCTGCGGAGTGTGGTTTGTGGGGCAAGCCAACACTCATCAATAACGTAGAAACCTATGCCAACATAGCGCCGATTATATTGAATGGTGGCGAATGGTTTAGCGAAACTGGAACAGCTAAAAGTGCCGGCACCAAAGTGTTTGCGCTGGCCGGCAAAATAAAATACAGTGGCCTGATTGAAGTGCCGATGGGTACCAGCCTCCGCGAAATTGTGTTTGATATTGGCGGCGGTATTCCTGGCGATGGCGAATTCAAAGCCGCACAAACCGGTGGCCCTTCGGGTGGTTGTATTCCGGAGCAACATTTGGATGTGGGCATGGATTACGAATCACTCATGAGCCTTGGCAGCATCATGGGTTCGGGTGGATTGATTGTGATGGACAAGAGCAGCGACATGGTGGACGTGGCCCGTTTTTTCATGGAGTTTTGTATGGATGAAAGCTGCGGTAAATGTGCTCCCTGCAGGGTAGGTACCCGCATGATGCACGACCTGCTACAACGCATTGTAGACGGCAAAGGCACTCAACATGATGTAGACAGATTGCAAGAGTTGGCAGTGTATGTAAAAGAAGCCAGCCTCTGTGGTTTGGGTGGTAGTGCTCCCAATCCGTTGCTTAGCACCCTCCGCCATTTTCCCGAAGAATATGCCAACCGCCTGGTGTCACCGGAAGTATTGATACATCAACATCTCGAACTGTAA
- the hoxU gene encoding bidirectional hydrogenase complex protein HoxU — translation MPIITVYINGLKILTESGVTILEVCKANSIPMLTLCHLKGLHDIGACRLCLVEIEGVNRLLSGCTTQVADNMMIRTDTDRIKRYQRITVELFFAERNHVCAVCVANGNCELQEAGYAVGLDHIRYPFLYPECKVDTSHPWFVMDHNRCIMCTRCVRVCTEVEGAGNWGVMNRGHDVRIISDFNTPWGESSTCTDCGKCVHACPTGAIWPKAVAQGQLTKYPEMIGELVEKRKLLQ, via the coding sequence ATGCCCATCATTACTGTGTATATCAATGGACTAAAAATCCTCACCGAATCCGGTGTAACGATTTTGGAGGTATGCAAAGCCAATAGCATACCAATGCTTACGCTTTGTCACCTCAAAGGCCTGCATGATATTGGCGCCTGCCGCTTGTGTTTGGTAGAAATTGAAGGGGTGAACCGCCTATTGAGTGGCTGTACCACACAGGTAGCCGACAACATGATGATACGCACCGATACCGATCGTATCAAGCGGTATCAACGCATTACGGTTGAACTGTTTTTTGCGGAGCGAAATCATGTATGTGCCGTATGTGTAGCCAATGGCAACTGCGAATTGCAGGAAGCTGGTTATGCTGTAGGACTCGATCATATCCGTTATCCTTTTTTGTATCCGGAGTGCAAAGTGGATACATCGCATCCTTGGTTTGTGATGGATCACAATCGCTGCATTATGTGCACCCGTTGTGTGCGGGTATGTACCGAAGTAGAAGGTGCCGGTAACTGGGGTGTGATGAACCGTGGTCATGATGTACGCATCATTTCCGATTTCAATACGCCTTGGGGCGAAAGCAGTACTTGCACCGATTGTGGTAAATGTGTGCATGCCTGCCCAACCGGTGCTATCTGGCCAAAAGCAGTGGCACAAGGCCAACTCACAAAGTATCCGGAAATGATAGGAGAACTGGTAGAAAAAAGAAAACTGCTGCAATAG
- a CDS encoding NADP oxidoreductase: MKKKLATVWLGGCSGCHMSLLDIDERILEVAKLADIVKCPIVDGKPFPEVDIALVEGSVTSDEHYEEILHIRKQAKVLVALGDCAVMTNITGMRNYFPLQDVMAAAYTHSPSNDGEGMWPNHEALLKLHGKVLPLQSVVTVDVVVPGCPPSADTIFYVLYELLNDRMPDLSTAQKLKYG; this comes from the coding sequence ATGAAAAAGAAATTAGCCACTGTATGGTTGGGCGGCTGTTCGGGTTGCCACATGTCGCTGCTGGATATAGACGAACGCATTTTGGAAGTAGCCAAACTCGCCGACATTGTAAAATGTCCGATTGTAGATGGAAAGCCATTTCCTGAAGTAGATATTGCGTTGGTAGAAGGTTCTGTAACCAGCGATGAACACTACGAAGAAATATTGCACATCCGCAAGCAGGCCAAAGTGTTGGTGGCATTGGGCGATTGTGCCGTGATGACCAATATTACCGGTATGCGCAACTACTTTCCGTTGCAAGATGTGATGGCTGCGGCATACACACATTCGCCCAGCAATGATGGTGAAGGAATGTGGCCCAATCATGAGGCCTTGTTGAAGCTGCATGGTAAAGTGTTGCCGCTGCAATCGGTAGTAACGGTAGATGTAGTTGTGCCGGGTTGTCCACCCAGCGCCGATACCATTTTTTATGTGCTATACGAATTGTTGAACGATCGCATGCCCGATTTAAGTACCGCTCAAAAATTGAAATATGGATAA
- a CDS encoding Ni/Fe hydrogenase subunit alpha, translating into MDKPAAKKIFISPVTRIEGHAKITIALKDNGEVDQAQFHVNEFRGFEKFCESRMYTEMPTITPRICGICPVSHTIASVKACEMIQGIQPTYTANLLRRLMHIGQNISSHALSFFHLSSPDFLLGYDSDPASRNIIGLAEKFPDVALKGIRLRKFGQEISERITGKKIHAMGIVPGGMSYPLTKDNHQALLQWIPEALDAVQTGIRIIKDFHAANADMINSFATSPTMYLGTVGPNGEHELYDGLLRFVDAEGNVLQDQLSPTRYLEFIAERAVEWSYLKYPYYKPLGIEKGIYRVGPLARLNVADRMKTPLAQAEFLQFRALGNGQPVHGTFFYHYARLIETLAGVEEAAMYLQDPEVTGTHLQTFGRWNNATGIGASEAPRGTLFHHYETDDSGKLTMVNLLIATGQNNPSMNRSITDVARQYVHGADVAEGMLNRVESAIRCYDPCLSCSTHAMGKMPMQIDIVNAGGEVLRSLQR; encoded by the coding sequence ATGGATAAGCCTGCTGCCAAAAAAATATTCATCTCGCCGGTCACCCGTATCGAAGGCCATGCCAAAATTACCATTGCACTCAAAGACAATGGCGAAGTAGATCAGGCGCAGTTTCATGTAAATGAGTTTCGGGGTTTTGAAAAATTTTGCGAGAGCAGAATGTATACAGAAATGCCCACTATTACGCCCCGCATTTGTGGCATTTGTCCGGTGAGCCATACCATTGCCAGTGTAAAAGCCTGCGAAATGATACAGGGCATTCAGCCTACGTACACAGCCAACCTGTTACGCCGGCTCATGCACATCGGGCAAAATATTTCTTCGCATGCCTTGTCGTTTTTTCATTTGTCCTCTCCTGATTTTTTATTGGGCTACGATAGCGATCCGGCCAGCAGAAATATCATTGGCCTGGCTGAAAAATTTCCGGATGTGGCGTTGAAAGGTATTCGCCTCCGCAAGTTTGGACAGGAAATCAGCGAACGCATTACGGGTAAAAAAATTCATGCCATGGGTATTGTGCCCGGCGGCATGAGCTACCCGCTAACGAAAGATAACCATCAGGCATTGCTGCAGTGGATACCCGAAGCATTGGATGCGGTGCAAACAGGCATTCGCATCATCAAAGATTTCCATGCTGCCAATGCAGATATGATCAACAGCTTTGCCACGTCGCCTACCATGTATCTCGGTACGGTGGGGCCAAATGGAGAACATGAATTGTACGATGGCTTGCTGCGTTTTGTAGATGCGGAAGGCAATGTGTTGCAAGACCAATTGTCGCCAACGAGGTATCTGGAATTTATTGCTGAAAGAGCGGTGGAATGGTCGTACCTCAAGTATCCGTATTACAAACCGTTGGGTATCGAAAAAGGCATTTACAGAGTCGGGCCGTTGGCCAGATTGAATGTAGCCGACAGGATGAAAACACCGTTGGCTCAGGCAGAATTTTTACAGTTCAGGGCTTTGGGCAATGGACAGCCGGTGCATGGTACTTTCTTTTATCACTACGCCCGTTTGATAGAAACGCTGGCGGGTGTAGAAGAAGCTGCCATGTATTTGCAAGACCCGGAAGTAACAGGTACGCATTTGCAAACATTTGGCCGCTGGAATAACGCAACAGGTATTGGTGCTTCAGAAGCACCACGGGGTACCTTGTTTCATCATTACGAAACAGATGACAGCGGCAAGCTAACGATGGTCAATCTGCTGATAGCCACGGGACAAAACAACCCATCCATGAACCGCTCCATTACGGATGTGGCCCGCCAATATGTGCATGGCGCAGATGTAGCTGAAGGAATGCTGAACAGAGTGGAAAGTGCCATTCGTTGCTATGACCCATGCCTGAGTTGCTCCACCCATGCCATGGGCAAAATGCCGATGCAGATTGACATCGTGAATGCCGGCGGCGAAGTGCTGCGGTCTTTACAGCGTTGA
- a CDS encoding hydrogenase maturation protease produces the protein MKTTPHILVIGIGNSLRGDDAVGHWLADKIAADAHPFVTVQTMHQLHIEVLEQLQQYTHVMVIDAAIQNEPALLSAIAPQDTPAHAESHQADVVTLMQLHRNLYQQPIDWFTLRIAAQQFEMGTAISPACMQHAQTAYALWQQWLQQILNDSTL, from the coding sequence ATGAAAACCACTCCCCACATATTAGTCATTGGCATTGGCAACAGCCTTCGTGGCGATGATGCTGTGGGCCATTGGCTGGCAGACAAAATTGCCGCTGATGCACATCCGTTTGTAACCGTACAAACCATGCATCAGTTACACATTGAGGTACTAGAACAATTGCAGCAATACACACACGTGATGGTGATAGATGCTGCCATACAAAATGAACCGGCACTGCTCTCCGCTATCGCTCCGCAAGACACCCCTGCACATGCCGAATCGCATCAGGCAGATGTGGTGACGCTGATGCAGCTGCATCGTAATTTGTATCAGCAACCGATTGATTGGTTTACGCTGCGCATAGCCGCACAGCAGTTTGAGATGGGAACAGCCATCAGCCCCGCTTGTATGCAACATGCACAAACGGCCTATGCCCTTTGGCAGCAGTGGCTACAACAAATCCTCAACGATTCAACGCTGTAA
- a CDS encoding SMP-30/gluconolactonase/LRE family protein yields MKKILLPVYSIFLFATAQAQHALHKLWQTDSTWKVPESVLVDAKNNVLYVSNIDGTPGGKDGNGSIGKLGRDGKPIAIEWVKGLNAPKGMGQHGNLLYVADMNEVVVIDIKQGTIIKKILVEGANFLNDISVGPKGEVYVSDSQEKKVHKIEADKVSLFADGFTRPNGVLWQPDGVYVLDNGVLYKLDANGQNRSKIAEGLEGGSDGVERVGGKDFIVSSWAGVIYYVHADGKVEKLLDYRNEKINTADIGYDDSKRIVYAPTFYKNSVIAFHLQ; encoded by the coding sequence ATGAAAAAAATACTCCTTCCCGTTTACTCCATTTTCCTTTTTGCAACCGCACAAGCACAGCATGCCCTGCACAAATTGTGGCAAACCGACAGCACCTGGAAAGTGCCCGAATCTGTGCTTGTAGATGCCAAAAACAATGTGCTTTATGTAAGCAATATTGATGGCACACCCGGCGGTAAAGACGGCAATGGTTCTATTGGCAAACTCGGCCGCGATGGCAAACCCATTGCCATTGAATGGGTAAAAGGCCTGAACGCACCCAAGGGCATGGGTCAGCATGGCAACCTGCTGTATGTAGCCGATATGAATGAAGTGGTGGTCATCGACATCAAGCAGGGAACCATCATCAAAAAGATACTTGTTGAAGGAGCGAATTTTCTCAACGACATTAGCGTTGGCCCCAAGGGAGAAGTGTATGTAAGCGATAGTCAGGAAAAGAAAGTGCACAAAATTGAAGCTGACAAAGTGAGCCTCTTTGCCGATGGTTTTACCCGCCCCAACGGAGTGCTGTGGCAGCCCGATGGCGTGTATGTGCTCGACAATGGAGTGTTGTATAAACTGGATGCCAATGGCCAAAACCGCAGCAAAATTGCGGAAGGCCTCGAAGGCGGCAGCGATGGCGTGGAGAGAGTGGGCGGCAAAGATTTTATTGTGAGCTCTTGGGCCGGTGTCATCTACTATGTGCATGCCGATGGCAAAGTGGAAAAACTGCTCGACTACCGCAACGAAAAAATAAACACCGCCGACATTGGCTACGATGACAGCAAACGCATCGTGTATGCCCCAACCTTTTACAAAAACAGCGTTATCGCATTTCATTTGCAATAA